The segment AATTGCCGGGAAACCGGTTATAGCAGCCAGTACGCCGTTTCTTTCCACCTGGGGTTGACCCACGGCCGCCACCAAGCACTTCTGATGGGGGTATACCAATGCGTTCAGCTTGGCTGATGCCATTATATCCAGCAGACGTTGCTGCAGCGCCTGACGCCACATGAGTCTTTGCCGGTATTCCGGATCATGGGTGCTGAGACTCAGGGCTTTTTGCAGGTTTTCTTCGATGCCGGGATGGCAGAGACCGGTTGCCACGATATCCTGCAGTGAGCTTACCCGGCGACCTCCTGCCAAGCCGCGCAAATAGCCGTTTAAATGATCCTGGAAATCATACAGGTGTACGCTGATCTCGGCCACAAGCCGGTTAGCGTCAAATTTTTCGTCGATATCAACCAATTCTACTCCCAGCCGTCGCATGGTATCCAGAGTCTGATGGATCGTCCGGTTCACTTCCCGGTGCTCATTCTCCTGACCAAACAGGTGGTGCAGGATGCCGATCCTTTTGCCGGCAAGTCCGCCGGCATTGAGAAAATCCCGATAGGAATGGGGCAGATACCGGGCCGATTCTGCCGTCGCCGGATCGGCCGGATCATGGCCGGCGAGGACATCCAGCAGAGCGGCAGCGTCCGCCACTGTCCGGGTAATCGGCCCGGCAGTATCCTGGGTCAGGGAGTAGGGTACAATGCCTGTCCGGCTCACCAATCCCACTGTCGGACGCAGTCCCACCAGACTGTTGGCCGATGCCGGCGAGCGGATGGAATTCACCGTGTCAGTGCCAATACCCACTGTGCCGAAATTAGCGGCTATGCCGGCCCCGGTCCCGCCGCTGGAACCGCCGGGAGAACGGGTCAGGTCGTAGGGATTCAGAGTCTGCCCCAGGATGGAACTGACCGTTTCTCCCCAGATGGCAAATTCGTGCAGGTTGGCTTTGGCCAGAATAATCGCCCCTGCCTGGCGCAGCTTGCGGACGATGAAGGCATCGGCGGCCGGAATCATTTCCGCCAGGCTTTTTGAGCCAGCGGTGGTTGCCATGTCGGCGGTATCCACATTGTCTTTCAGAAGCGAGGGAATGCCGTGCAGCGGACCGGTCAGCCCGCTTCGCTGAAAGGCCTCGTCCAGCTCCCTGGCCTCTTCCAAGGCCCGGGGGTTGACTGAAATAACGCTGTTCAGCTTAGGTCCCTGTTGATCGTATTTCTCAATCCGCTCCAGGTAGGCCTGCACCAATTCGACACAGGTAAGCTGCCGGCTGTTAAATCGCCGGTGAATCTCCTGAATGCTCCATTCCCGAATATCGATGCCTGACAATGCTTTCACCTCACTTTGCTGTGATAATCGTGCCACTTTCGCCGCTAAAGGCCAGATGCGCATTTTCCAAAGAAACAATCACAGCCCGCCGGTGACGGCCGGAGTCGACGAACCGGATGGCGGCCTCCATTTTCGGGCCCATACTGCCAGGCGGGAAATGGCCTTCTGACTGGTATTGCCTGGCCTGGTCCAGGGTGAGACGGTCAAAGGCTTGCTGGTTGGGCTTGCCATAATGAATGCATACCCGGTCTACTTCGGTGAGCAGAAACAAGGCGTCCGCCCCCGCTTCCCTGGCAAGCAGCTGTCCGGCCATATCCTTGTCGATGACAGCCTCCACACCCTCCAGCCCGGCAGGAGTCCGGACAACAGGAACACCGCCGCCGCCAGCGGCGATCACAATGACGCCGGCATCCAGCATTTTCTTTATAGCGACTGCTTCCACAATTTCCACCGGTTCCGGCGAGGGAACCACCCTGCGCCAGCCGCGGCCGCTGTCTTCCCGCATAACGTGCCCTTTCCCGGACATCATGGCTTCGGCTTGTGTCTGAGAATAAAACGGGCCGATATATTTGGTCGGATTGGCAAAGGCCGGGTCCTCAGAGCGGACCACTACCTGGGTGATCATCGCGGCGACCGGCCGGTCCACGCCGGCATTCCGCAAAAAGTTGCCCAGGGTCTGGCTGATGGCATATCCCAATGATCCCTGGGTGTTGGAGACGCAGACATCCAGCGGCATCGGCGGCACCACATCCCTGGTC is part of the Acetonema longum DSM 6540 genome and harbors:
- a CDS encoding amidase family protein; translated protein: MFLWKMRIWPLAAKVARLSQQSEVKALSGIDIREWSIQEIHRRFNSRQLTCVELVQAYLERIEKYDQQGPKLNSVISVNPRALEEARELDEAFQRSGLTGPLHGIPSLLKDNVDTADMATTAGSKSLAEMIPAADAFIVRKLRQAGAIILAKANLHEFAIWGETVSSILGQTLNPYDLTRSPGGSSGGTGAGIAANFGTVGIGTDTVNSIRSPASANSLVGLRPTVGLVSRTGIVPYSLTQDTAGPITRTVADAAALLDVLAGHDPADPATAESARYLPHSYRDFLNAGGLAGKRIGILHHLFGQENEHREVNRTIHQTLDTMRRLGVELVDIDEKFDANRLVAEISVHLYDFQDHLNGYLRGLAGGRRVSSLQDIVATGLCHPGIEENLQKALSLSTHDPEYRQRLMWRQALQQRLLDIMASAKLNALVYPHQKCLVAAVGQPQVERNGVLAAITGFPAITLPAGFSRPTADAPLGVPIGIEFLVRPWAEPVLINIASALERAMPVRKPPVGLL
- the arcC gene encoding carbamate kinase, yielding MAETIVLAFGGNAITKSTEKGTRDEQWKNIRNTCSHVAVLIKQGHRVLITHGNGPQVGNLLLKNELTRDVVPPMPLDVCVSNTQGSLGYAISQTLGNFLRNAGVDRPVAAMITQVVVRSEDPAFANPTKYIGPFYSQTQAEAMMSGKGHVMREDSGRGWRRVVPSPEPVEIVEAVAIKKMLDAGVIVIAAGGGGVPVVRTPAGLEGVEAVIDKDMAGQLLAREAGADALFLLTEVDRVCIHYGKPNQQAFDRLTLDQARQYQSEGHFPPGSMGPKMEAAIRFVDSGRHRRAVIVSLENAHLAFSGESGTIITAK